In the genome of Centropristis striata isolate RG_2023a ecotype Rhode Island chromosome 6, C.striata_1.0, whole genome shotgun sequence, the window TTTAGCATCTGGAAGCCgaagcctctcctcctccagctcctcctcaccAGCACCGTGTCCAGAGCAGGAAGCAGGTAGCAGCGACTGCTCCAGGGGTCACACAGACTGCCTGGAATAGAAGCAGCACAAGAGTTTCTGTTTGAGttttacatgaaaacaaaaacacaaaccttGCTCTCTGTATAGTGGTTTTCATTGTTAGTGACAGAGACTGACATGTAGCCTATTACTGCCAGGAGGTTGTTACACAAAACCGTCACACACACGGAGAGCAAAAGCCTTCAATGCTGTTGTCTCTGTTTTCTTACTACCATTTACAGTTACTACTAATGCAAATGCAGTATCCTGCTGCAGCTATGCACATACACAgggtggcttttattgtgaaaatcttcaaaacaaggcattttctttttgtcagtGGATTAGTTTAAAAGTGATAGAACATTGGTCCACGCTGAGCCTTGTTACATATAAGCCAGCATATTTGATCATACCACACAATGTGCCATATACCATATCACcgccattttttgtcaaaattgtttttttgcctaaatcatctcctcatccTACCTTTATGTTTGAAGGTGTAGAAGCCgactgcctgcctgtctgtccacaGCAGTTTGCAGCTCTCTGTGCGGGGGTGTAGGGAGAACAACACCTTCTCCTGTGATGACCGCTCCACCACCTGACTGAGGAGGAACACAATCACCCTCTCCAAATTTGTCTGCACCTGGGGAGAACCACAGGGAAAGCAGTCTGACTGAGGGAGCTCTGGAGCATTGTGGAGAACAAGCAGCAAAGTAAATCCAAACTTTCAAATGGCAAGAGCAAgagagtttaaccctctggagtctccaaaagcaccagagcgtgacttcttcatcacatccagactagaaaacaaagcagcgtggagccctactgtaaatttacctctaaagttctggctgtaaactccatgaggccagtttcagtttgatgatgatataccaagtaaaactggagacaaggtcaaatatatttggtataaaatgatagaactggatgtaaccctcttatatgttatatttacaacctttgatagtgttttgaaagtaaaaagaagattcaaaatcacatttatgttggactaaaggactaaaaagacacaaaattaccaaaaaagacacaaaatgacaaaaaagacacaaaaagacacaaaattactaaaaaaaagacacaaaatgacccccaaatagacacaagatgactaaaaaaagacacaaaatgacaaaaaaagacacaaaatgactaaaaaaagacacaaaatgactaaaaaaagacacaaaatgaccaaaaaaagctcaggacactttatttggttgcagttattttgttagtttgtcctgtaaattgtcgctatttattttaagtttaatattttacttactacctcagacattggtatttcctttatttattaaagaaaaatactgctgtgttattgtttttcaataaaataagattcaaacattgaaggtgtacactgcgagttataaaaaaaatcggtatcggccaaaatcggaatcggcaggtcaggctttttaaaaatcggtgatcagTGATTGGctagaaaattgcaatcggtgcacccctattTCTTTCCACAACTTTCAGGCCTGTTTAGGAGCCCTGGTCTGTTTATATGGCGATTAAGTGATGCAGACATACAATGCAAAGTGCAGTTACCGAAATCAAACCACTTCTTGACTTGCTGGATGTTCGTAAGACATCATCCACACACCACCACTTCTCATGCAGGTATACGGCCACCACTGCAAGGCAGAGCAGAGAGCGTCAGTCTTTCCTCTCAGTGAGGCTCTGATGAAGCATTAGTTTAGCTCCAAACCTTGTGTTGGATCATCAGGAGGGTGAAGCCCGAGCAGTAAACAGTCAGGTTGGTCATCTTCAAACAGCTGTAATCGCCGTACGTTGTTTGCTATTATCGCTACCTGAGCAGACAGGAAGACCACTTAATGCTTTCATCTAAACCCCATGAGCTTAAGAAAACATGTATACAACATatatttcaaagaaaacatttcagtaGCCATAAGATGTACCTCCAATAAAACCAGTGTCAAGAAtgtttgcagatattttttaaaaatgcctcCACCATTCCCTAATTATCAACAGTAATTAAATCAAGAAGTACTTAAGAGTTGATTATTGCGTACATTTCTGCTTATGCTTAAcactcctgttatgtttgtttctcaagAACAGCAATACTATTCATGGCTCAATTTGatccggggcatgtttaattatccaaaagtgtcagaaactaaaaaatccaaagaaacattgtttatatttcattaataactccattactaaccatttcaatcaatatttagtgcaatggtgttctttatctctcacagatcatggttcaatgaggataattcactcgtttttttttttttttaagagcatgttaaaactttttttatgcacattggaaatacctacatatagaatacaatggttttacataacactgatttttttaaattttattttaaatttttatttttatgaaaaaatacttttaaatatttttttaatttatttttaaactttgaaatgggtcaatttgacccacaacataacaggagggtaaactggaaatagttaaaaaaaacaaaaaaaaaacaacaacaccattGTTAAAAGTTTTTATGGTACCTTTGAAGTCTGTGATAATTGAAACCACTCATTATGAGGACTTGACTCCAACAGAGAGAGGTACTGTTCAGACGCTGATGTCAGGTCAGTGTCACTCACAGCTGGAAGGTCTACAGGATACATGGACTCCTCAAGAGAGTAAAGCTGTTTAAGGGAGCAGCTCGTTAAATACAACCAGAGCTGGAAAAAGCatttagatcctttacttaagtaaaagtactaataccacacagtgaaattactccactacaaataaaagtcctgcattcaaaatgtcctttagtaaaagtacaaaagtatcagcatcaaaatgttcttaaagtatcaaaagtataagtcctcgttat includes:
- the fam169b gene encoding protein FAM169B; translation: MYPVDLPAVSDTDLTSASEQYLSLLESSPHNEWFQLSQTSKVAIIANNVRRLQLFEDDQPDCLLLGLHPPDDPTQVVAVYLHEKWWCVDDVLRTSSKSRSGLISVQTNLERVIVFLLSQVVERSSQEKVLFSLHPRTESCKLLWTDRQAVGFYTFKHKGSLCDPWSSRCYLLPALDTVLVRRSWRRRGFGFQMLKDFCSSFSTEKFLGISSPLSPSMVAVCRSFLQQHKEHLEHLYEVEAPGDWTQRRNIWLGIQLGRYSLGMNEERSPTSELIKRNEGDDSTQKTYNCRPDLTSLSTCNVSNPLVVKLCDPSQGEGSPSSKIAGTGCSCAAQANNLESGPPTGPPQSSRDTKQALKSKRSLSAEPHIEVQETEETQRCAKQIRRT